In a genomic window of Bradyrhizobium sp. LLZ17:
- a CDS encoding ABC transporter substrate-binding protein, whose translation MTRLSLSLGLAALAAVASAGAAELPAEIKQAGTLKLTVNSTYAPMEYRDPATSELVGLDIDLANELAKRLGGLKIVWSETPFAELIPSLQTKRADFILSGISDRASRRETADFVDYLTTGPQFFVMAESEAKAATDLCGKKIGTTRSTSFPVEIEKWSKQNCEAAGKPAIQYVPGENSIDVRNQLKQGRIDAAVQGSETLPYAQTQEPGKYRVVGEAFAKGYQGIMFRKEDVALREVVTEKLAAMIADGSYKAVLDKWGLGANAVTQPMLNAASQ comes from the coding sequence ATGACGCGCCTTTCACTTTCTCTCGGTCTTGCCGCGCTGGCCGCCGTTGCGTCCGCAGGGGCCGCCGAGCTTCCCGCGGAGATCAAGCAAGCGGGCACGCTGAAGCTCACGGTCAACTCCACCTACGCGCCGATGGAATACCGCGATCCCGCCACTAGCGAACTCGTCGGGTTGGACATCGATCTTGCGAACGAGCTCGCCAAGCGGCTCGGCGGCCTCAAGATCGTCTGGAGCGAAACGCCGTTCGCCGAGCTGATCCCCTCGCTCCAGACCAAGCGCGCCGATTTCATTCTGTCCGGCATCTCCGACCGGGCCTCGCGACGCGAGACCGCCGATTTCGTCGACTATCTGACGACCGGTCCGCAGTTCTTCGTCATGGCGGAGAGCGAGGCGAAGGCGGCGACCGATCTCTGCGGCAAGAAGATCGGCACCACGCGCAGCACCAGTTTTCCGGTCGAGATCGAGAAGTGGAGCAAGCAGAATTGCGAGGCGGCGGGCAAGCCGGCCATCCAATACGTGCCAGGCGAGAACTCGATCGACGTCCGCAACCAGCTCAAGCAGGGCCGCATCGATGCGGCTGTACAGGGCAGCGAGACGCTGCCTTACGCGCAAACGCAGGAGCCCGGCAAATATCGCGTCGTTGGTGAAGCCTTCGCCAAGGGCTATCAGGGCATCATGTTTCGCAAGGAAGATGTGGCGCTTCGTGAGGTCGTGACGGAGAAGCTCGCCGCCATGATCGCCGACGGCTCCTACAAGGCCGTGCTCGACAAATGGGGCCTTGGCGCGAACGCGGTGACCCAGCCCATGCTCAACGCGGCGTCGCAATGA
- a CDS encoding amino acid ABC transporter permease, with translation MKSAPALAEGFPDLSGMRIAREPHWFRWLSAAVIILALVAIGRAFANGQIEWSYVGRFLTVKAILEGIVNTMVMAVLAKALGIFLGIVVAIMRLSPNPVLKTVAAGYTWLFRGTPLILQLLLWFNLALVFPTIGIPGLWSARAVDVMTPFLAALLGLGINQGAYTSEVMRAGMLSVDIGQYEAAQAIGMGRLRALRRIILPQAMRVVIPPLGNEFIGMVKATSLASVIQYPEVLHNAENIYYANSRVIELLIVAGLWYLLVVSVLTPLQMLLERRFARGTLRFAR, from the coding sequence ATGAAATCGGCGCCGGCACTCGCGGAAGGTTTTCCAGATCTGTCGGGGATGCGGATCGCGCGCGAGCCGCACTGGTTTCGCTGGCTCAGCGCGGCGGTGATTATCCTAGCGCTCGTTGCGATCGGTCGCGCGTTTGCGAACGGCCAGATCGAATGGTCGTATGTCGGCCGCTTCCTGACTGTAAAGGCGATCCTCGAAGGCATCGTCAACACCATGGTAATGGCGGTGCTGGCGAAGGCGCTCGGCATCTTCCTCGGCATTGTCGTCGCGATCATGCGGCTGTCGCCCAATCCGGTGCTGAAGACTGTCGCCGCCGGCTACACCTGGCTGTTCCGCGGCACGCCGCTGATCCTGCAATTGCTGCTGTGGTTCAACCTCGCGCTGGTGTTTCCGACCATCGGCATTCCCGGTCTGTGGAGCGCGCGCGCCGTCGACGTGATGACGCCGTTCCTTGCCGCGCTGCTCGGGCTCGGTATCAACCAGGGGGCCTACACCTCCGAGGTGATGCGTGCCGGCATGCTGTCGGTCGACATCGGGCAATACGAGGCGGCGCAGGCGATCGGCATGGGGCGCTTGCGCGCGCTGCGCCGGATCATCCTGCCGCAGGCGATGCGGGTGGTGATCCCGCCGCTCGGCAACGAGTTCATCGGCATGGTGAAGGCGACCTCGCTTGCGAGCGTGATCCAGTATCCGGAGGTGCTGCACAACGCCGAAAACATCTATTACGCCAATTCCCGCGTGATCGAGCTGCTGATCGTCGCCGGGCTCTGGTACCTGCTCGTAGTCTCGGTCCTGACGCCGCTCCAGATGCTGCTCGAACGCCGTTTTGCCCGCGGCACGTTGCGGTTTGCGCGATGA
- a CDS encoding amino acid ABC transporter ATP-binding protein, with protein sequence MTKPLVAIRSVSKSFGEFQALKNVSLDIWPGEVVCLIGASGSGKTTLLRCINQLAAIDNGGIWFDGELLGMREQGGRLYRLSERDISRQRLKTGMVFQRFNLFPHKTALDNITEGPLQVQGRKPGEVRAEALELLRRVGLSAKADAYPAQLSGGQQQRVAIARALAMKPMLMLFDEPTSALDPELVGEVLAVMKELARSGMTMLVVTHELGFAREVADRVVYMDQGAIVEQGRASEVLGAPREERTKAFLSAVI encoded by the coding sequence ATGACAAAGCCCCTCGTCGCGATCCGCTCCGTCAGCAAGAGTTTTGGCGAGTTTCAAGCTCTCAAGAATGTCTCGCTCGACATCTGGCCCGGCGAGGTGGTGTGTCTGATCGGCGCGTCCGGGTCGGGCAAGACCACGCTGCTTCGCTGCATCAACCAGCTCGCCGCCATCGACAATGGTGGCATCTGGTTCGATGGCGAGCTCTTGGGCATGCGCGAGCAGGGCGGCCGGCTCTATCGGCTGAGCGAGCGCGACATTAGCCGGCAGCGGTTGAAGACCGGCATGGTGTTCCAGCGCTTCAATTTGTTCCCGCACAAGACGGCGCTCGACAACATTACCGAAGGACCGCTCCAGGTACAGGGGCGCAAGCCCGGTGAAGTGCGCGCCGAGGCGCTCGAACTACTCCGGCGCGTCGGGCTGTCGGCGAAGGCCGACGCGTATCCCGCGCAGCTTTCCGGCGGACAGCAGCAGCGCGTGGCGATCGCACGTGCGCTCGCGATGAAGCCGATGCTGATGCTGTTCGACGAGCCGACCAGTGCGCTCGATCCCGAACTCGTCGGCGAGGTGCTCGCCGTCATGAAGGAGTTGGCACGGAGCGGCATGACCATGCTGGTGGTGACGCACGAGCTCGGCTTTGCGCGCGAAGTCGCCGACCGCGTCGTCTATATGGATCAGGGTGCGATCGTCGAGCAGGGACGGGCATCCGAGGTCCTCGGCGCGCCGCGCGAGGAGCGCACCAAGGCATTTCTTTCGGCAGTGATCTGA
- a CDS encoding ABC transporter substrate-binding protein produces the protein MKRILVAAVILGALSASAMAIELPAEIAKRGSIKVALVPNYPPMEFRDPAANTLSGFDIDLGEALGRKLGVKIEWTETSFAEFMPSISTGRVDAILSGFTDYASRHEIASFVDYLRSGPKFFVQQSRASEFKDMAALCGKKVGASRRTMFPAEIDKWSQKNCGSNPIQFVGTDGSADARTQLRQGRIDAAVQGNETLPYLMDIEPGAYAPVGDPFATQFTGIALPVKEKALQQGMVEALDALIADGTYRALLAKWKLNDNGIEKATINAGQ, from the coding sequence ATGAAGAGAATTTTGGTTGCCGCGGTGATTTTGGGGGCTTTGAGTGCATCTGCCATGGCCATCGAGCTGCCGGCGGAGATCGCCAAGCGCGGCAGCATCAAGGTGGCGCTGGTGCCGAACTATCCTCCGATGGAGTTCCGCGATCCCGCCGCCAACACGCTGTCTGGCTTCGACATCGATCTCGGCGAGGCGCTCGGGCGCAAGCTTGGGGTCAAGATCGAATGGACCGAAACCAGCTTTGCCGAGTTCATGCCGTCGATTTCGACGGGCCGGGTGGATGCCATCCTGTCCGGCTTCACCGACTATGCGAGCCGGCACGAGATTGCCTCCTTCGTCGACTATCTGCGTAGCGGTCCAAAATTCTTCGTGCAGCAATCCCGTGCCTCCGAGTTCAAGGACATGGCTGCGCTATGCGGCAAGAAGGTCGGGGCCAGTCGCCGGACCATGTTTCCGGCAGAGATCGACAAGTGGAGCCAGAAGAATTGCGGCAGCAATCCGATCCAGTTCGTCGGTACGGACGGCTCGGCGGATGCGCGCACGCAGCTCAGGCAGGGTCGTATCGACGCCGCCGTGCAAGGCAACGAGACGCTGCCCTATCTGATGGACATCGAGCCGGGCGCCTATGCGCCGGTCGGCGATCCGTTCGCGACGCAGTTCACGGGCATTGCGCTGCCGGTCAAGGAAAAGGCGTTGCAGCAGGGTATGGTCGAGGCGCTCGATGCGCTGATCGCGGACGGCACCTATCGTGCTCTGCTGGCGAAGTGGAAACTCAACGATAACGGCATAGAGAAGGCGACCATCAATGCTGGACAGTAA
- a CDS encoding polysaccharide deacetylase has translation MLDSKALQSIPLVPANTADPAPEYPWPKPYNSAMFLSFDVDAESAWTSKDAVHAQRLITMSYGGYEARVGTPKLLELLGQLDLKATFFITGWSVDAHPAMAESILKAGHEIGHHGYHHLLPDPGDPWIEEELERGFEALKRRLGIRPTGYRAPYGEFTEELRVALVRHGIVYTSSFRDDVRPYRHRLADGKPGTIELPVTASYDDWMHGLSARFSPRSIFPKEHVLSIWKDELDETRDWGAMVTTVLHPQCSGRPMRLRLLREFLTYAKSCPDVWITTGEKIAANFLRHEADNS, from the coding sequence ATGCTGGACAGTAAGGCACTCCAGAGCATCCCGCTCGTTCCGGCCAACACCGCGGATCCCGCGCCGGAATATCCCTGGCCCAAGCCGTACAATTCGGCGATGTTCTTGTCGTTCGACGTGGACGCGGAGAGCGCCTGGACCAGCAAGGACGCGGTCCATGCGCAGCGGCTCATTACCATGAGCTATGGCGGCTACGAGGCGCGTGTCGGCACGCCGAAGCTTTTGGAGCTGCTCGGCCAGCTCGATCTCAAGGCGACGTTCTTCATCACGGGATGGTCGGTCGACGCGCATCCGGCGATGGCGGAATCGATCCTCAAGGCCGGTCATGAAATCGGTCATCATGGCTATCATCATCTGCTGCCGGATCCCGGCGATCCCTGGATCGAGGAGGAACTGGAGCGCGGCTTCGAGGCGCTGAAGCGACGGCTCGGCATCAGGCCGACCGGCTATCGCGCGCCCTATGGCGAGTTCACCGAGGAGCTGCGGGTCGCGTTGGTGCGCCACGGCATCGTCTACACTTCTTCCTTCCGCGACGACGTGCGGCCGTATCGCCATCGTCTCGCCGACGGCAAGCCTGGAACGATCGAGCTGCCGGTGACCGCGAGCTATGACGACTGGATGCACGGCCTCTCCGCCCGCTTCAGCCCGCGCTCGATCTTTCCCAAGGAGCACGTGCTGTCGATCTGGAAGGACGAGCTCGACGAAACCCGGGACTGGGGCGCCATGGTGACCACGGTGCTGCACCCGCAATGCAGCGGCCGTCCGATGCGGCTGCGCCTCTTGCGCGAGTTCCTGACCTACGCAAAATCCTGCCCGGACGTCTGGATCACAACTGGCGAGAAGATCGCCGCCAACTTCCTGCGTCACGAGGCTGATAACAGCTGA
- a CDS encoding aspartate/glutamate racemase family protein yields MTRRRILVINPNSSASVTAAIDHAVAPLRIAGGPEIEVVGLAEGPPGISSQRDADSVVMPLVNRVSRDDADAFVLACFSDPGLHAVREAADGRPVLGIAECGIFRALMLGERFGIIALSPSSIRRQQRMARVMGVDSRYAGSWSVGASAAETAGADIRSRLIEAGRALVAQCRADVVVMGCAGMASHRAAIAEAIGAPVVEPAQQAVAVAIGAVLLRA; encoded by the coding sequence ATGACCCGCCGCCGCATTCTCGTCATCAATCCCAACTCCTCCGCATCGGTGACGGCCGCGATCGACCACGCGGTCGCACCGCTTCGCATCGCTGGCGGGCCGGAGATCGAGGTGGTCGGCCTTGCCGAGGGACCGCCCGGCATCAGCTCGCAGCGCGATGCCGACAGCGTCGTCATGCCGCTGGTGAACCGTGTGTCGCGCGACGATGCAGATGCCTTCGTGCTCGCCTGCTTCAGCGATCCCGGCCTGCATGCGGTGCGCGAGGCGGCGGACGGACGTCCGGTGCTGGGCATCGCCGAGTGCGGTATTTTCCGGGCGCTGATGCTCGGCGAACGTTTTGGGATCATCGCGCTGTCGCCGTCGAGCATCCGCCGTCAGCAGCGCATGGCGCGGGTCATGGGCGTCGACAGCCGCTATGCCGGAAGCTGGTCCGTCGGCGCGAGCGCGGCGGAGACAGCAGGCGCTGACATCCGCAGCCGCTTGATCGAAGCCGGTCGCGCGCTGGTCGCGCAATGCCGTGCCGACGTCGTGGTGATGGGTTGCGCCGGCATGGCCTCGCATCGCGCTGCAATTGCTGAGGCCATCGGTGCGCCCGTGGTCGAGCCGGCGCAGCAGGCGGTGGCGGTGGCGATCGGCGCGGTCTTGCTGCGTGCTTGA
- a CDS encoding ABC transporter substrate-binding protein → MPISRRSVVKAAAALPALSLPGIVRAQSQTTLRFIPVIDLAFVDPIYSTAQVSRNHGFMVYDTLYGMSSSLQVSPQMLSGHAISGDQLQWDLTLRDGLFWHDGERVLARDCVASIRRWAARDGFGGELMEATDELLAVDDRTIRFRLKRQFPLLPQALGKAAINACFMMPERLASQDPFKPLTEVIGSGPFRYLADERVQGARNAYARFERYQPRSNGKPDWTAGPKIVHYDRVVWTTTPDAGTGVAALQTGEQDWQETTPHDLLPVIKAAGDIDTRVLDPRGYACMLRLNHLQPPFDNPAIRRALLGAIDQSLFMMAVAGTDPAYQVSPIGYFAPGTPMASEVGLDVFRGPRDYARVKADLKAAGYNGEKIVLLVPTNSLAQKPLGEIAVDSLRKAGMNVEYAGLDFAVVLQRQLKKDPLPQGGWSAAVGNWQGIDWLNPAGNTNLRGEAKVAGWYASERMGPLRRQWLAASELAEQQRICREIQAVAFEEIPYIPIGLYKQPTAYRKAITGILDGTAVFWNVRPA, encoded by the coding sequence ATGCCCATCTCCCGCCGCTCGGTTGTTAAGGCCGCCGCAGCGCTGCCGGCGCTTTCGCTGCCGGGCATCGTCCGCGCGCAATCCCAGACCACGCTACGCTTCATCCCTGTCATCGATCTCGCCTTCGTCGATCCGATCTATTCGACCGCGCAGGTGTCGCGAAACCATGGCTTCATGGTCTACGACACACTCTACGGCATGAGCTCGTCGCTCCAGGTCTCGCCACAGATGCTGTCGGGCCACGCCATCTCCGGCGACCAATTGCAATGGGACCTCACCCTTCGCGACGGCCTGTTCTGGCACGACGGCGAGCGCGTGCTGGCGCGCGACTGCGTCGCGAGCATCCGCCGCTGGGCGGCGCGCGATGGTTTTGGCGGTGAGCTGATGGAGGCTACGGATGAGCTCCTGGCTGTCGATGACCGTACCATCCGCTTCCGTCTCAAGCGTCAGTTTCCACTGCTGCCGCAAGCGCTCGGCAAGGCCGCGATCAATGCCTGCTTCATGATGCCGGAGCGGCTGGCGAGCCAGGATCCGTTCAAGCCGCTGACCGAAGTGATCGGCAGCGGCCCCTTCCGCTATCTCGCCGACGAGCGCGTGCAGGGCGCGCGCAACGCCTATGCCCGCTTCGAGCGCTATCAGCCGCGCAGCAATGGCAAGCCGGATTGGACGGCGGGACCGAAGATCGTGCACTACGATCGCGTGGTCTGGACCACCACGCCCGATGCGGGCACCGGCGTCGCCGCGCTTCAGACCGGCGAGCAGGATTGGCAGGAGACCACGCCGCATGATCTGTTGCCCGTGATCAAGGCCGCCGGCGATATCGACACGCGCGTGCTCGATCCCAGAGGTTACGCCTGCATGCTGCGCCTCAACCACCTCCAGCCGCCATTCGACAATCCCGCGATTCGCCGCGCGCTGTTGGGCGCGATCGACCAGTCCCTGTTCATGATGGCAGTCGCCGGCACCGATCCGGCCTACCAAGTGTCGCCGATCGGCTACTTCGCGCCGGGAACGCCAATGGCGAGCGAGGTCGGCCTCGACGTGTTCCGCGGCCCGCGCGACTACGCCAGGGTGAAAGCCGATCTGAAAGCCGCCGGCTACAATGGCGAGAAGATCGTGCTGCTCGTGCCCACCAACTCGCTCGCGCAAAAGCCACTCGGCGAGATCGCCGTCGACTCACTGCGCAAGGCCGGCATGAACGTCGAATATGCCGGGCTCGATTTTGCCGTGGTACTGCAGCGTCAGCTCAAGAAAGATCCGCTTCCGCAGGGCGGCTGGAGTGCAGCGGTCGGCAACTGGCAGGGCATCGACTGGCTCAATCCGGCTGGCAACACCAATCTGCGTGGCGAGGCCAAGGTTGCCGGCTGGTACGCGAGCGAGAGGATGGGGCCGTTGCGCCGCCAATGGCTGGCGGCGTCCGAGCTTGCTGAGCAGCAGCGCATCTGCCGCGAGATTCAGGCGGTCGCGTTTGAGGAAATCCCCTATATCCCGATCGGCCTGTACAAGCAGCCGACCGCCTATCGCAAGGCCATCACCGGCATTCTCGACGGCACCGCCGTCTTCTGGAACGTACGCCCCGCATGA
- a CDS encoding amidohydrolase family protein, whose amino-acid sequence MSAIAIFGSYVLSRKDGAQDVLRDHWVLVEGKKIAAVTRDKPHAEQVYDRPGRFVLPGLLNLHNHCFSEAVARSHTEDGNGRKHNQSIIYTVLLPLTKRGADILAPEERLAVARLGILQLLKGGATTVMEPFRNSIPEMFDAAQEMGIRFYGAPYLFSTSDAKAGADGVVHYAGDDGTADMATWDALYQRWNNRGDGRISLAMSPHATDTCGPDLLKACAARARELGVPITTHMAQSRAEVETIGKRYGGRTPAQYLDWLGLLAPDLMAAHCMFSSDDDLKLMAARGMTVLNCPRVFARAGVTAAFSRFVEHGVRTVVGTDGYNMDLLGELNAASLISKITSARPDVANSPELIEANTAIAADVIKRPDLGRIEPGATADLTVVDLTHPHLQPLFDPRRALIALANRANIDQVMVDGHVLVDEGRYLGADEAAIIAAGTAAIGKIWDLPEAQAAFKG is encoded by the coding sequence ATGAGCGCAATCGCAATTTTTGGCAGCTATGTGCTGTCCCGCAAGGACGGCGCGCAGGACGTATTGCGCGACCATTGGGTCCTCGTTGAAGGCAAGAAGATCGCCGCGGTCACACGCGATAAGCCGCACGCGGAGCAGGTCTATGATCGTCCCGGCCGCTTCGTGCTGCCGGGCCTGTTGAACCTGCACAATCACTGCTTTAGCGAGGCGGTGGCGCGCAGCCATACCGAGGACGGCAACGGCCGCAAGCATAACCAGAGCATCATCTACACTGTGCTGCTGCCGCTGACCAAACGCGGCGCCGACATCCTGGCGCCGGAAGAGCGCCTCGCGGTGGCGCGGCTCGGCATCCTTCAGCTCCTCAAGGGCGGTGCCACCACGGTGATGGAGCCGTTCCGCAATTCGATCCCGGAGATGTTCGATGCGGCCCAGGAGATGGGCATCCGCTTCTACGGCGCGCCGTATCTGTTCTCGACCTCCGACGCTAAGGCCGGCGCCGATGGCGTGGTCCACTATGCCGGCGACGACGGCACCGCCGATATGGCGACCTGGGACGCGCTCTATCAGCGCTGGAACAATCGCGGCGACGGACGTATCAGCCTCGCGATGAGCCCGCATGCCACCGACACCTGCGGTCCCGATCTGCTGAAGGCCTGCGCCGCGCGGGCGCGCGAGCTTGGTGTTCCCATCACCACGCATATGGCGCAGAGCCGCGCCGAGGTCGAGACCATCGGCAAGCGCTATGGCGGCCGCACGCCGGCGCAATATCTCGATTGGCTCGGCCTGCTCGCGCCGGACCTGATGGCGGCGCACTGCATGTTCAGCAGCGACGACGATCTGAAATTGATGGCCGCGCGCGGCATGACCGTGCTGAACTGCCCGCGCGTGTTCGCGCGCGCCGGCGTCACCGCGGCGTTCAGCCGGTTTGTGGAGCACGGCGTTCGCACCGTGGTCGGCACCGACGGCTACAACATGGACCTGCTCGGCGAACTCAACGCCGCCTCGCTGATCTCGAAGATCACCTCAGCGCGCCCCGATGTCGCGAACTCGCCCGAGCTGATCGAGGCGAACACGGCGATTGCCGCCGACGTCATCAAGCGGCCGGATCTCGGCCGGATCGAGCCGGGCGCGACCGCCGATCTCACCGTGGTCGATCTCACCCATCCGCATCTTCAGCCGCTGTTCGACCCACGCCGCGCACTAATCGCACTCGCCAACCGCGCCAATATCGATCAGGTCATGGTCGACGGCCACGTGCTGGTCGATGAGGGCCGCTATCTCGGCGCCGATGAAGCGGCGATCATTGCTGCCGGCACTGCTGCGATCGGCAAGATCTGGGATTTGCCGGAAGCGCAGGCGGCGTTCAAGGGGTGA
- a CDS encoding LysR substrate-binding domain-containing protein: protein MARINSRQVEAFRATMLTGSVTEAAALMAVTQPAVSRLLRDLQALLKMELFERRGTGLVPTAAAMALYTEVERSFVGLERITAAAEEIRGRRTGSLRIAALPALSNGYLPRLTGHFLKERPNLNLAFFGVISPIVVDWVLNNQCDVGFAEVPIAHSGLPSLRLPAPARVAVLPTGHRLAEKEVLEPHDFEGETFISLSAGSSSRHLVDQVFHRHDVRRVLRVETALSEIMCGMVSSGLGVAICDPFTAQEFSTRGVVVRRFLPRIDFEFSAVFPAQRSPSPVALDLVEAMRKSLVEFED from the coding sequence ATGGCGCGGATCAATTCGCGGCAGGTGGAGGCTTTCCGCGCGACAATGCTCACCGGCAGCGTGACCGAGGCGGCGGCGCTGATGGCGGTGACGCAGCCGGCGGTCAGCCGCCTGCTGCGCGACCTCCAGGCGCTGCTGAAGATGGAGCTGTTCGAGCGGCGCGGCACTGGCCTGGTCCCGACCGCGGCGGCGATGGCGCTCTATACTGAAGTGGAGCGCTCCTTTGTCGGCCTCGAACGCATCACCGCGGCGGCGGAAGAAATCCGCGGCCGCCGCACCGGCTCGCTGCGCATCGCAGCGCTTCCGGCGCTGTCGAACGGCTATCTGCCGCGGCTCACCGGTCACTTCCTGAAGGAGCGGCCGAACCTCAACCTTGCCTTCTTCGGCGTGATCTCGCCGATCGTGGTCGACTGGGTGCTGAACAATCAATGCGACGTCGGCTTTGCCGAGGTGCCGATCGCGCATTCCGGCCTGCCGAGCTTGAGGCTGCCGGCACCGGCGCGCGTCGCGGTGCTTCCGACAGGCCATCGCCTCGCGGAAAAGGAGGTCTTGGAGCCGCACGATTTCGAGGGCGAGACCTTCATCTCGCTGTCGGCGGGATCGTCGAGCCGCCATCTGGTCGACCAGGTCTTTCACCGTCACGATGTCCGCCGCGTGCTGCGGGTTGAGACTGCGCTGTCCGAGATCATGTGCGGCATGGTATCGTCCGGGCTTGGCGTCGCGATCTGCGATCCCTTCACCGCGCAGGAATTTTCCACCCGCGGCGTCGTCGTGCGCCGCTTCCTGCCGCGCATCGACTTCGAATTCTCCGCAGTCTTTCCGGCCCAGCGCAGCCCCTCGCCGGTGGCGCTGGATCTGGTCGAGGCCATGCGCAAGTCGCTGGTGGAGTTCGAGGATTAG